The proteins below come from a single Mycobacterium parmense genomic window:
- a CDS encoding glycosyltransferase family 87 protein translates to MTGAPEKSGTISPQPLAPDLRSVTNRDCPSRTDVLGAALADAIGGPVGGHALIGRNRVMTPLRVMFVVALFFLALGWSTKAACLQSTGGGTGDQRVANWDNQRAYYELCYSDTVPLYGAELLSQGKFPYKSSWTETDGSGTPQIRYDGRPAVRYMEYPVLTGMYQYASMALAKTYTALSKVAPLPVVAEVVMFFNLAAFGLALAWLGTVWATAGLAGRRIWDAALVAASPLVIFQIFTNFDALATAFAMAGLLAWARRKPVLAGVLIGLGAAAKLYPLLFLAPMLLLGVRTARLGAPARTATTALATWLLVNLPVLVLFPRGWSEFFRLNTRRGDDMDSLYNVVKSFTGWRGFDPGLGFWEPPTVLNSVVAALFAICCAALAYVALTAPRRPRVTQLAFLAVAAFLLTNKVWSPQFSLWLVPLAVLALPHRRILLAWMTVDALVWVPRMYFLYGNPNRSLPLQVFTTTVLLRDIAVIGLCALVIRQIYRPDEDLVRWGGRLDDPAGGPFDRAPDAPPGWLPDWLRPAGVRRSPAPAAAAP, encoded by the coding sequence GTGACGGGCGCTCCCGAGAAGAGCGGCACCATCTCCCCGCAGCCGCTGGCCCCGGACCTACGCAGCGTCACCAACCGCGATTGCCCGAGCCGCACCGACGTTCTGGGTGCCGCCCTGGCGGACGCCATCGGCGGGCCAGTGGGTGGCCACGCCCTGATCGGTCGCAACCGGGTGATGACTCCGCTGCGGGTGATGTTCGTCGTCGCGCTGTTCTTCCTGGCGCTCGGCTGGTCGACGAAGGCGGCCTGCCTGCAGAGCACCGGCGGCGGGACCGGCGACCAGCGGGTCGCCAACTGGGACAACCAGCGCGCCTACTACGAGTTGTGCTACTCCGACACGGTGCCGCTGTACGGCGCCGAACTGCTCAGCCAGGGCAAGTTCCCGTACAAGTCGAGTTGGACCGAGACCGACGGCAGCGGCACCCCGCAGATCCGCTACGACGGTCGCCCCGCGGTGCGATACATGGAGTATCCGGTGCTGACCGGCATGTATCAGTACGCGTCGATGGCGTTGGCCAAGACCTACACGGCGCTGAGCAAGGTCGCCCCGCTTCCCGTGGTCGCCGAGGTTGTGATGTTCTTCAACCTCGCCGCATTCGGGCTGGCGCTGGCGTGGCTGGGCACCGTGTGGGCGACGGCGGGACTCGCCGGCCGCCGGATCTGGGACGCGGCGCTGGTGGCCGCCTCGCCCCTGGTGATCTTCCAGATCTTCACCAACTTCGACGCCCTGGCCACGGCTTTCGCGATGGCCGGACTGCTGGCGTGGGCGCGCCGCAAACCGGTGCTGGCCGGCGTGCTGATCGGCCTGGGCGCAGCGGCCAAGCTGTACCCCTTGCTGTTCTTGGCGCCGATGCTGCTGCTGGGAGTCCGCACCGCGCGGCTCGGCGCGCCGGCCCGCACCGCGACCACGGCCCTGGCCACCTGGCTGTTGGTCAATCTGCCGGTCCTCGTGCTGTTTCCGCGCGGCTGGTCGGAGTTCTTCCGGCTCAATACCCGGCGCGGTGATGACATGGATTCGCTCTACAACGTGGTCAAGTCGTTCACCGGGTGGCGCGGCTTCGACCCCGGGCTGGGGTTCTGGGAACCGCCGACGGTGCTCAACTCCGTGGTGGCGGCGCTGTTCGCGATCTGTTGCGCGGCGCTCGCCTATGTCGCGCTCACCGCTCCGCGCCGGCCGCGGGTGACCCAGCTGGCGTTTTTGGCGGTGGCGGCGTTCCTGCTGACCAACAAGGTGTGGAGCCCGCAGTTTTCGCTGTGGCTGGTGCCGCTCGCCGTGCTCGCGTTGCCGCATCGTCGAATCCTGTTGGCGTGGATGACGGTCGACGCGCTCGTGTGGGTGCCGCGGATGTACTTCCTGTACGGCAACCCGAACCGCTCGCTGCCGTTGCAGGTCTTCACCACGACGGTGCTGCTGCGCGACATCGCGGTGATCGGACTGTGCGCGTTGGTGATTCGGCAGATCTATCGTCCCGACGAGGACCTGGTGCGCTGGGGCGGCCGGTTGGACGACCCTGCGGGCGGCCCCTTCGACCGCGCGCCCGACGCCCCGCCCGGTTGGCTGCCCGACTGGCTGCGACCGGCGGGGGTGCGCCGCTCGCCGGCGCCGGCTGCGGCGGCGCCGTGA
- a CDS encoding DJ-1/PfpI family protein — protein MTLVVIPLFPRFTALDAVGPYEVLQRIPSIEVVFAGHRRGEVRTENGMLGMTCDATFDEVAAPDVVVFPGGIGTRQLIHDDVVRAWLHAVHPNTTYTTSVCTGALLLASAGLLDGLTATTHWRAADLLNALGARYVPQRVVEHLPQRIITAAGVSSGIDMALRLVELLVDRRAAQAAQLMIEYDPQPPFDTGALDKADDATVARAADYFEERQ, from the coding sequence GTGACCCTCGTCGTCATCCCGTTGTTCCCCCGGTTCACCGCGCTCGACGCCGTGGGCCCTTACGAGGTGCTGCAACGGATCCCGTCGATCGAGGTGGTGTTCGCCGGGCATCGTCGCGGCGAGGTGCGCACGGAGAACGGGATGCTCGGCATGACATGCGACGCCACCTTCGATGAGGTGGCGGCCCCGGATGTGGTGGTGTTCCCCGGCGGCATCGGAACCCGGCAGCTGATTCACGACGACGTCGTCCGCGCCTGGCTGCACGCCGTGCACCCGAACACCACCTACACGACCTCGGTGTGCACCGGCGCGCTGCTGCTCGCGTCGGCGGGCCTGCTCGACGGGCTGACCGCGACCACCCACTGGCGCGCCGCCGACCTGCTCAACGCGCTGGGCGCCCGCTACGTGCCCCAGCGCGTCGTCGAACACCTACCGCAGCGGATCATCACCGCCGCGGGCGTGTCCAGCGGCATCGACATGGCCCTGCGGTTGGTGGAACTGCTCGTCGATCGGCGGGCAGCGCAGGCCGCTCAGTTGATGATCGAGTACGACCCGCAGCCGCCGTTCGACACGGGCGCCCTGGACAAGGCCGACGACGCCACGGTGGCGCGGGCCGCCGACTACTTCGAGGAGCGGCAGTAA
- the rpsF gene encoding 30S ribosomal protein S6, whose product MRPYEIMVILDPTLDERTVAPSLETFLNVVRKDGGSVDKVDIWGRRRLAYEIAKHAEGIYVVIDLKAAPATVSELDRQLSLNESVLRTKVMRTDKH is encoded by the coding sequence ATGCGTCCATACGAAATCATGGTCATTCTCGACCCCACGCTCGACGAGCGCACCGTAGCCCCGTCTTTGGAGACGTTCCTCAACGTCGTCCGCAAGGACGGCGGATCCGTCGACAAGGTCGACATCTGGGGCCGGCGCCGCCTGGCCTACGAGATCGCCAAGCACGCCGAGGGCATTTATGTCGTCATCGACCTCAAGGCCGCCCCGGCGACGGTGTCCGAACTCGACCGCCAGCTGAGCCTCAACGAGTCGGTTCTGCGCACCAAGGTAATGCGCACCGACAAGCACTGA
- a CDS encoding single-stranded DNA-binding protein, with protein MAGDTTITVVGNLTADPELRFTPSGAAVANFTVASTPRIYDRQSGEWKDGEALFLRCNIWREAAENVAESLTRGSRVIVTGRLKQRSFETREGEKRTVVEVEVDEIGPSLRYATAKVNKASRSGGGGGGGGFGGGSRQAAPPAGGGGGGGAPADDPWGSAPASGSFGGGDDEPPF; from the coding sequence GTGGCTGGTGACACCACTATCACCGTTGTCGGAAACCTGACCGCCGACCCCGAGCTGCGGTTCACTCCCTCGGGTGCCGCCGTCGCGAATTTCACCGTGGCGTCGACCCCTCGGATCTATGACCGCCAGAGCGGTGAGTGGAAGGACGGCGAGGCGCTGTTCCTGCGTTGCAACATCTGGCGCGAGGCCGCCGAGAATGTCGCCGAGAGCCTCACGCGAGGCTCACGCGTGATCGTCACGGGCCGGCTCAAGCAGCGCTCCTTCGAGACCCGCGAGGGCGAGAAGCGCACCGTGGTCGAGGTCGAGGTCGACGAGATCGGGCCCTCCCTGCGGTACGCGACCGCCAAGGTGAACAAGGCCAGCCGCAGCGGCGGTGGCGGCGGTGGCGGTGGCTTCGGCGGGGGATCGCGTCAGGCCGCGCCGCCGGCGGGTGGTGGCGGTGGTGGTGGGGCTCCGGCGGACGACCCGTGGGGCAGCGCTCCGGCGTCGGGCTCGTTCGGCGGCGGCGACGACGAGCCGCCCTTCTAG
- the rpsR gene encoding 30S ribosomal protein S18: MAKSSKRRPAPEKPVKARKCVFCAKKGQAIDYKDTTLLRTYISERGKIRARRVTGNCVQHQRDIATAVKNAREVALLPFTSSAR, translated from the coding sequence ATGGCGAAGTCCAGCAAGCGGCGTCCGGCCCCGGAAAAGCCGGTCAAGGCGCGCAAGTGCGTTTTCTGCGCGAAAAAGGGACAGGCGATCGACTACAAAGACACGACATTGCTGCGCACCTACATCAGTGAACGCGGCAAGATTCGCGCCCGGCGTGTCACCGGCAACTGCGTCCAGCATCAGCGTGACATCGCCACCGCGGTCAAGAATGCCCGCGAGGTTGCCTTGCTTCCCTTCACGTCCTCGGCGCGCTAG
- the rplI gene encoding 50S ribosomal protein L9, with product MKLILTADVDHLGTVGDTVEVKDGYGRNFLLPRGLAILASRGAQKQADEIRRSRETKAVRDRDHAAELKTAIEALGPVSLPVKTASDSGKLFGSVTAGDVVAAIKRAGGPNLDKRIVRLPKSHIKAIGTHPVSVHLHPEIDVEVALEVVAAS from the coding sequence ATGAAGCTGATTCTGACGGCTGACGTCGACCACCTCGGCACCGTCGGTGACACCGTGGAGGTCAAGGACGGCTACGGCCGCAACTTCCTGCTGCCGCGCGGCCTGGCGATCCTCGCCTCGCGCGGGGCGCAGAAGCAGGCCGACGAGATTCGCCGGTCCCGCGAGACCAAGGCGGTCCGCGACCGCGACCACGCCGCCGAGCTGAAGACGGCGATCGAGGCGCTGGGCCCGGTTTCGCTCCCGGTGAAAACCGCGTCCGACTCGGGCAAGCTGTTCGGATCCGTGACCGCGGGTGATGTGGTGGCGGCCATCAAGCGGGCCGGCGGCCCCAACCTGGACAAGCGGATCGTCCGGTTGCCCAAGTCGCACATCAAAGCCATCGGCACCCACCCGGTGTCGGTGCACCTGCACCCGGAGATCGACGTCGAGGTCGCGCTCGAGGTCGTCGCGGCGAGCTAA
- the dnaB gene encoding replicative DNA helicase, which produces MAVVDDLAPSMDSSAPSEDYGRQPPQDLAAEQSVLGGMLLSKDAIADVLERLRPGDFYRPAHQNVYDAILDLYGRGEPADAVTVAAELDRRGMLRRVGGAPYLHTLISTVPTAANAGYYAGIVAEKALLRRLVEAGTRVVQYGYAGAEGADVAEIVDRAQAEIYDVAERRLSEDFVPLEDLLQPTMDEIDAIASNGGISRGVPTGFTELDEVTNGLHPGQMIIVAARPGVGKALALDTPLPTPSGWTTMREVAVGDELLGADGRPTRVVAATDVMLGRPCYEVEFSDGTVLVADAEHQWLTETRASRKSAQAAEVGYNRCKNQRTFAAVRTTAEIAGSLRCDSRDRRLNHSVVNSRALDLPDREFLVPPYTLGAWLGDGASAAAQITTADPEIVMRIEADGFVAVPSQTARYRYELCLPADVEPPRECMVCGESFVPPTNPNCVRCSGPSPGFRLRQDCRWAEGTLQARLTTLGVLGNKHIPIEYLRGSETQRRALLAGLLDTDGAVTACGAVQFSVTSHRLACDVAELIVSLGYRCQTSTKRVRGPHDSSGVAYTLTFSTDEAVFALPRKALTHKERRATAGTKRSGSRFIVDVRPVETVAVRCVEVDNDSHLYLASKAMIPTHNSTLGLDFMRSCSIKHRMASVIFSLEMSKSEIVMRLLSAEAKIKLADMRSGRMSDDDWTRLARRMSEISEAPLYIDDSPNLTMMEIRAKARRLKQKADLKLVVVDYLQLMTSGKKHESRQVEVSEFSRHLKLLAKEIEVPVVAIAQLNRGPEQRTDKKPMLSDLRESGSLEQDADMVILLNRPDAFDRDDPRGGEADFILAKHRNGPTKTVTVAHQLHLSRFANMAR; this is translated from the coding sequence ATGGCGGTCGTCGACGACCTGGCGCCGAGCATGGATTCGTCGGCGCCGAGCGAGGACTACGGCCGTCAGCCGCCGCAGGATCTGGCGGCCGAGCAGTCGGTGTTGGGCGGCATGCTGTTGAGCAAGGACGCCATCGCCGACGTGCTGGAGCGGCTGCGGCCGGGCGATTTCTATCGCCCGGCGCATCAGAACGTCTACGACGCGATCCTCGACCTCTATGGGCGAGGCGAACCGGCCGACGCGGTGACGGTGGCCGCCGAACTGGACCGCCGCGGGATGCTGCGCCGCGTCGGTGGCGCGCCGTATCTGCACACCCTGATCTCGACCGTGCCGACGGCGGCCAACGCGGGCTACTACGCGGGCATCGTTGCCGAGAAGGCGCTGCTGCGCCGTTTGGTCGAGGCGGGCACGCGGGTTGTGCAGTACGGGTACGCCGGCGCCGAGGGCGCCGACGTAGCCGAGATCGTCGACCGCGCCCAGGCCGAGATCTACGACGTCGCCGAGCGGCGGCTGTCGGAGGACTTCGTTCCGCTCGAGGACCTGCTGCAGCCGACGATGGACGAGATCGACGCCATCGCGTCCAATGGCGGCATCTCCCGCGGGGTGCCCACCGGCTTCACCGAACTCGACGAGGTGACCAACGGCCTGCACCCGGGGCAGATGATCATCGTCGCGGCGAGGCCCGGCGTGGGGAAGGCGCTCGCGTTGGACACGCCGCTGCCCACGCCGTCCGGCTGGACGACCATGCGCGAGGTCGCGGTCGGCGACGAGTTGCTCGGCGCAGACGGGCGGCCGACGCGGGTGGTGGCGGCCACCGACGTGATGCTGGGCCGGCCGTGCTACGAGGTGGAGTTCTCTGACGGCACGGTGCTCGTCGCCGACGCAGAGCATCAGTGGCTGACCGAAACACGCGCATCCCGGAAGTCGGCGCAAGCCGCGGAGGTGGGCTACAACCGCTGTAAAAACCAGCGCACATTTGCGGCGGTACGAACGACGGCCGAGATCGCCGGGAGCCTGCGCTGTGACAGCAGGGACCGGAGACTGAACCACAGCGTGGTCAATTCGCGTGCGCTCGACCTACCGGATCGCGAATTCTTGGTTCCCCCCTACACCCTTGGCGCCTGGCTTGGGGACGGTGCGAGTGCGGCCGCCCAGATCACAACGGCCGACCCGGAAATCGTCATGCGGATCGAAGCGGACGGGTTCGTGGCAGTCCCATCGCAAACCGCTCGGTACCGGTATGAGCTGTGCCTGCCGGCTGACGTCGAGCCTCCGCGCGAGTGCATGGTATGCGGCGAGTCGTTCGTCCCCCCAACGAATCCGAACTGCGTTCGCTGCTCCGGACCGTCGCCGGGATTCCGGTTGCGCCAGGACTGCCGTTGGGCTGAGGGCACTTTGCAGGCGCGACTCACAACACTCGGCGTGCTCGGCAACAAGCACATTCCGATCGAATACCTGCGGGGGTCCGAGACGCAACGGCGCGCCCTGCTCGCCGGCCTGCTCGACACCGACGGAGCGGTGACCGCGTGCGGCGCTGTCCAATTTTCGGTCACCAGCCATCGGCTGGCGTGCGACGTCGCCGAGCTGATCGTCAGCCTCGGCTATCGCTGCCAAACCTCGACCAAGCGCGTACGGGGCCCCCACGACTCGTCCGGCGTTGCGTACACTCTGACCTTCTCCACCGACGAGGCGGTGTTCGCCTTACCGCGAAAGGCCCTCACGCACAAGGAGCGCCGGGCCACGGCCGGCACCAAACGCTCCGGGTCGCGCTTCATTGTGGACGTGCGCCCCGTCGAGACCGTCGCCGTGCGTTGTGTCGAAGTGGACAACGACAGCCACTTGTATCTGGCGAGCAAGGCGATGATTCCCACCCATAACTCCACGCTGGGTCTGGATTTCATGCGGTCGTGCTCGATCAAGCACCGAATGGCGAGCGTGATCTTCTCGCTGGAGATGAGCAAGTCCGAGATCGTCATGCGGCTGCTGTCCGCGGAGGCGAAGATCAAGCTGGCCGACATGCGTTCGGGCCGGATGAGCGACGACGACTGGACGCGGCTGGCGCGGCGGATGAGCGAGATCAGCGAGGCGCCGCTGTACATCGACGACTCGCCCAACCTGACCATGATGGAGATTCGCGCCAAGGCGCGCCGGCTGAAGCAAAAGGCCGACCTGAAGCTGGTCGTCGTCGACTACCTGCAGCTGATGACGTCAGGCAAAAAGCATGAGTCGCGGCAGGTCGAGGTGTCGGAATTCTCCAGGCACCTCAAGCTTCTGGCCAAAGAGATCGAGGTGCCGGTAGTCGCGATCGCGCAGCTGAACCGCGGTCCCGAGCAGCGCACCGACAAGAAGCCGATGCTGTCGGACCTTCGCGAATCCGGCTCCCTCGAGCAGGACGCTGACATGGTCATCCTGCTGAACCGGCCGGATGCCTTCGACCGCGACGACCCGCGCGGGGGCGAGGCGGATTTCATTCTCGCCAAACACCGTAACGGCCCGACCAAGACGGTCACCGTCGCACACCAGCTGCACCTGTCGCGCTTCGCGAACATGGCGCGCTAG
- a CDS encoding TetR/AcrR family transcriptional regulator: MNVPSIHETRRQMYRMQIIAAAEYEFARAGFEKTKVANIARTADVSLATLYKHFAGKDEIWDVLNQQRVEEFISAGQQAIADCTSPVQRLFASLHALVTYFAEHPNYLRIHVSEGLSWATGGHNWGRGNQRDAWRTGIDTMVALAHDAVESEGVPPMRPSLLAGLVVSALQVWLTDWVNSEFDRPADDVALELTQYLRRSLELPAAAAPGRRARKTPPAPESRLPSK, encoded by the coding sequence GTGAACGTCCCCAGCATTCACGAAACCCGCCGGCAGATGTATCGGATGCAGATCATTGCAGCCGCCGAGTACGAGTTCGCCAGGGCCGGGTTCGAAAAGACCAAGGTCGCAAACATCGCGCGCACCGCCGATGTATCCCTGGCGACGCTGTACAAACACTTCGCCGGCAAGGACGAGATATGGGACGTCCTCAATCAGCAGCGCGTCGAAGAATTCATTTCCGCGGGACAACAAGCCATAGCTGATTGCACTTCGCCGGTCCAACGACTGTTCGCATCGCTTCATGCGCTCGTCACCTACTTCGCCGAACATCCCAACTACTTGCGCATTCACGTCAGCGAAGGATTGAGCTGGGCCACAGGCGGCCACAATTGGGGCCGCGGCAACCAGCGCGACGCCTGGCGTACGGGCATCGACACAATGGTCGCACTGGCGCACGACGCAGTCGAATCCGAAGGAGTTCCCCCCATGCGGCCATCGCTGTTAGCGGGCCTCGTGGTGTCAGCACTGCAAGTTTGGTTGACCGACTGGGTCAACAGCGAATTCGACAGGCCCGCTGACGACGTGGCACTCGAACTCACCCAATACTTAAGGCGTTCGCTGGAATTGCCGGCAGCGGCCGCCCCCGGACGTCGAGCACGTAAAACTCCCCCCGCCCCTGAGTCACGGCTCCCTTCAAAATAA
- a CDS encoding hotdog family protein: MTSPAFDFSQYRPEAASPEFVEYVQRLRELQDATQSANPDAAVWTAAATQLRRLTTILTQHRAPETQAPAGRDAALPGFGNPLIPAFTIHTTSAKGVVLQGKFGRFYHGAHDVVLGGALPLLFDWHFALTIDAAGRPISRTAYLHVDYTDYVETDTPLQATARIDVIEGRKTFLSAELTRLNDTTTLAKATALMIALRTHQR, translated from the coding sequence ATGACATCACCCGCCTTCGACTTCTCACAGTATCGACCCGAGGCTGCCAGCCCTGAATTCGTGGAATACGTCCAACGCCTGCGGGAATTACAAGACGCCACGCAGTCGGCGAACCCCGACGCGGCCGTGTGGACCGCGGCGGCAACTCAACTGCGCCGACTCACGACAATCCTGACCCAGCATCGGGCACCTGAAACACAGGCCCCAGCCGGTCGCGATGCCGCACTACCCGGCTTTGGGAACCCACTGATACCAGCGTTCACCATCCACACCACTAGCGCCAAAGGTGTTGTCTTGCAGGGCAAGTTCGGCCGCTTCTACCATGGCGCCCATGACGTCGTCCTCGGCGGCGCGCTACCGCTACTTTTCGACTGGCACTTCGCCCTCACCATCGACGCCGCCGGCCGCCCGATCAGCCGCACCGCCTACCTCCACGTCGACTACACCGACTACGTAGAGACCGACACCCCACTGCAGGCCACCGCCCGCATCGACGTCATCGAAGGACGCAAAACCTTCCTCAGCGCCGAGCTGACCCGCCTCAACGACACAACGACACTGGCCAAAGCAACCGCCCTCATGATCGCCTTGCGAACCCACCAACGATGA
- a CDS encoding Emopamil-binding protein: MTTALEHDFARPWAKRRVRTYAWCAAFTTTIAVGSVIGVGVGLIPMVPATGTIACFLFMTPVFIMFITSWIDTPGETRTTLEKANEFQMLWFCIAGAASELWWEVIWLVGDLMGKMHITQGQRWGWVIWYYGINDVRYLNSDGALWAMELAVVTGAAILLYSWSKLRKAGNDPEKRIRPLWWTFFTMAVMLTVFFIYFVAEARHGFPNFPRHGFWDVSIVLIYENLPWMIAPIVSLPFVAKQLGYLYGRKALAADRASTSVGAPASVRA; encoded by the coding sequence ATGACAACCGCCCTTGAACACGATTTCGCCCGACCATGGGCCAAACGGCGGGTCCGGACTTACGCGTGGTGCGCGGCGTTTACGACAACGATCGCCGTGGGCAGCGTCATCGGTGTCGGCGTGGGGCTGATCCCGATGGTGCCCGCGACCGGCACGATCGCCTGTTTTCTGTTTATGACCCCGGTTTTCATCATGTTCATCACGTCATGGATCGATACTCCGGGCGAGACACGCACGACGTTGGAAAAAGCAAACGAGTTTCAGATGCTCTGGTTTTGCATCGCTGGCGCCGCAAGTGAGCTCTGGTGGGAGGTCATCTGGCTCGTCGGTGACCTGATGGGCAAGATGCACATCACGCAGGGTCAGCGCTGGGGATGGGTGATCTGGTACTACGGCATCAACGATGTGCGCTATCTCAACAGCGACGGAGCGTTGTGGGCGATGGAACTGGCTGTCGTAACCGGCGCCGCCATCCTGCTGTACTCGTGGTCGAAGTTGAGGAAAGCCGGCAACGACCCCGAAAAACGTATCCGTCCGCTGTGGTGGACCTTCTTCACCATGGCGGTCATGTTGACGGTGTTTTTCATCTACTTCGTCGCCGAGGCGCGCCACGGCTTTCCCAACTTCCCACGCCACGGATTCTGGGACGTCTCGATCGTCCTGATCTATGAGAACCTGCCGTGGATGATCGCACCGATCGTCAGCCTTCCCTTCGTCGCCAAGCAACTGGGCTACCTCTACGGGCGCAAAGCTCTGGCGGCGGACCGGGCGTCGACCAGCGTCGGCGCTCCTGCCTCGGTCCGCGCCTAG
- a CDS encoding class I SAM-dependent methyltransferase encodes MNTEFYTGGYERGRAALRRLVGLVAPQRADDRARILAGLQLRPGAAVIDLGCGPGNFTGLFGSAVGEKGLAVGVDASHHMLRRATIDNAGPNVAYLRADAQNLPFADQSADAIACLMALYLIEQPFKALDEIARVLRPNGRVVILTSLAPGGTRGAVRSRVVEGVSGCRMFGRDEIVKALLLRGFGEVEQRTGGLSQLVTATRHVVGGEDDTR; translated from the coding sequence ATGAATACCGAGTTCTATACCGGCGGCTACGAGCGCGGCCGCGCCGCGCTGCGACGCCTCGTGGGGCTTGTCGCTCCGCAGCGCGCCGACGACCGCGCACGAATATTGGCCGGCCTTCAGCTAAGACCGGGTGCCGCGGTGATCGACCTGGGTTGCGGGCCGGGTAATTTCACTGGGCTGTTCGGTAGTGCCGTGGGCGAGAAGGGTTTGGCGGTGGGAGTCGACGCCTCACACCACATGCTGCGACGTGCCACCATCGACAATGCGGGCCCCAACGTGGCTTATCTACGTGCCGACGCCCAGAACCTACCCTTTGCCGATCAAAGCGCCGACGCCATTGCATGCCTTATGGCGCTTTATCTCATCGAGCAGCCCTTCAAGGCGCTCGATGAGATTGCCCGCGTGCTGCGTCCCAACGGTCGGGTGGTCATCCTCACCAGTCTGGCGCCGGGGGGCACGCGCGGTGCTGTGCGCAGCCGGGTGGTTGAAGGTGTTAGCGGATGTCGGATGTTCGGCCGTGATGAAATCGTTAAAGCTCTGCTTCTGAGAGGTTTCGGCGAAGTCGAGCAACGAACCGGCGGTCTGTCACAGTTGGTGACCGCTACGCGGCACGTCGTCGGCGGCGAAGATGACACACGATGA
- a CDS encoding TetR/AcrR family transcriptional regulator translates to MRYPADQKAKARAALLRAGMQSMKVAGFNGIGVDGLAGAADVTSGAFYSNFANKEAMLEAIIEAAVGEPFVSDTESGNKTERRSKLKSFVAEYLSAYHVENPGDGCVMPTLSADVARAGASTREVYEHKITALAARVAEVLDGADRERRAWSVVALMVGAVSISRAMYDPATQAEVLEAASETADRLISPGKRRT, encoded by the coding sequence ATGAGATATCCGGCAGACCAGAAGGCCAAGGCGCGCGCCGCGCTGCTGCGTGCCGGAATGCAGTCGATGAAGGTCGCCGGGTTCAACGGGATCGGGGTGGACGGGCTCGCCGGCGCGGCGGACGTGACCTCCGGAGCCTTCTATTCGAACTTCGCCAACAAGGAAGCGATGCTCGAGGCGATCATCGAGGCCGCCGTCGGCGAGCCGTTCGTTTCCGACACCGAGTCCGGCAACAAGACCGAGCGCCGGTCGAAGCTGAAGAGCTTTGTCGCGGAATACCTCAGTGCCTACCACGTGGAAAACCCGGGCGACGGATGCGTGATGCCCACGCTTAGCGCCGACGTGGCACGGGCGGGAGCATCCACTCGGGAGGTCTACGAGCACAAGATCACCGCGCTGGCGGCGCGGGTGGCCGAGGTGCTCGACGGCGCCGATCGGGAGCGCCGGGCGTGGAGCGTCGTCGCGCTGATGGTGGGGGCGGTGTCGATCTCGCGCGCGATGTACGACCCGGCCACGCAGGCAGAGGTGCTCGAGGCCGCGAGCGAGACCGCGGACAGGCTCATTTCGCCCGGCAAGCGACGCACATGA
- a CDS encoding nuclear transport factor 2 family protein, which produces MAVALACVVPGPKSTASPDYDAAATQRQRAIVGAFATAIVHDDHAEIAGHATPDIVWTIPGNSVVSGRATGIDDVTRLADTFAQYGLHIAPQGFAFGRDTVAVTLHDTGEHNGKRLQQDVVNVLTISGDKISEVTAHLTDIDSFDAYFS; this is translated from the coding sequence ATGGCCGTTGCCTTGGCTTGCGTTGTGCCCGGCCCCAAATCGACCGCCTCGCCCGACTACGACGCTGCGGCAACGCAGCGCCAGCGGGCCATCGTCGGCGCGTTCGCGACCGCTATCGTGCACGACGACCATGCGGAGATCGCTGGACACGCCACGCCCGACATCGTCTGGACCATCCCTGGCAACAGCGTGGTGTCCGGCCGGGCGACCGGAATCGACGACGTCACGAGGCTCGCCGACACTTTCGCTCAATACGGACTGCACATCGCGCCGCAAGGATTCGCTTTCGGCCGTGACACCGTCGCGGTCACACTGCACGACACTGGAGAGCACAACGGCAAGCGACTCCAACAGGACGTGGTCAATGTCCTGACCATCAGTGGGGACAAAATTTCTGAGGTCACAGCACATTTGACCGACATTGACTCCTTCGACGCGTACTTCTCCTAA